Sequence from the Exiguobacterium aurantiacum genome:
GACGTTCATTAATTTGGCGGTTACGCAAACATTGCTTCACATCTTCCGGTAGTTTCAACAGACGCAATTTATTGGCAATCGTCGACTGACTCTTCCCAAGACTCTTCGCAAGCGCGGCTTGCTTCAACCCATTCATGGCGAGGAGACGGTCATACGCCTCCGCTTCCTCGATTGGACTGAGCTGTTCCCGCTGCAAATTTTCAATCAGCGCCAAAGCAGCCGTCGTATCGTCATCCATCTCCCGAACAATGGCTGGAATGACGGACCACCCGAGTGACTTGACAGCCCGGAAACGGCGCTCCCCGGCGATAATCTCGTAGCGGTCCCCTTCTGCCTTACGAACGACGATCGGTTGTAAGAGACCATGCTCATCAATCGTGACGGCCAATTCTTCGATTTTAGCCGGCTCGAATACTTTACGTGGTTGATAACGGTTCGGTAGAAGCATCGATAAGGCGATTTCTTGGACAGCGTCATTCGGTTTGACTTCTGCCAGCTCCGTAACGGCTACTTCCGGTCGATTTCCGAACAGTTTAGCAAATGTTTTCTTCAACGTCGGCACCCCTCTATGTAAAAAATAAGCAGATTCCACTACCGGAATCTGCTTTTAGTTTCACGTGAAACACGATCACTCAGATTAGCGGCTCTTTCGCCGGGGTACCCGCTTTACGTGGATATTTCCCAGGCGTTTTTCGTAATTTATCTACAATTACGATATTACGCTCACTCATCTCTCCTGGCAATAGGAACTGGTGTGTCGTTTTTACTTTCCCGCCGAGCACGGCCAAGGCGTTTTTCGCATCGACAAGCTCGTCCGAAACTTTCGCTGCTTTGAGCGCTACGAACGTTCCGCCGACTTTCGCGAGCGGCAAACAGTACTCGGCGAGCACCGTCATCCGGGCAA
This genomic interval carries:
- the noc gene encoding nucleoid occlusion protein; translated protein: MKKTFAKLFGNRPEVAVTELAEVKPNDAVQEIALSMLLPNRYQPRKVFEPAKIEELAVTIDEHGLLQPIVVRKAEGDRYEIIAGERRFRAVKSLGWSVIPAIVREMDDDTTAALALIENLQREQLSPIEEAEAYDRLLAMNGLKQAALAKSLGKSQSTIANKLRLLKLPEDVKQCLRNRQINERHARALLPLKESGLQIQVLMEILEQDFNVKETEERVEFLTTPIEEEKRKPKKQRRRTKSFARDTRIAINTIRDSISLIGKTGIEVQTEEVDEEEFVEIRIRIPKARPQK